From a single Apium graveolens cultivar Ventura chromosome 2, ASM990537v1, whole genome shotgun sequence genomic region:
- the LOC141708266 gene encoding putative trehalose-phosphate phosphatase C, giving the protein MAEDLKTLREQNCAKLHQVVTLNNCLKEKHQQDAEFISKAKHDHSSSSRDVPITQNSSGSIADADYNISWLGEHPSALSSFKEIMNAARGKSIVVFLDYDGTLSPIVSDPDRAFMSNPMRSAVQEVSRHFPTAIISGRSRSKVFEFVKLKEVLYAGSHGMDIMAPRQQANSSYAGKYQTRTVDENDQEFVTFQPAQEFLPEIEKMLKKLEKKTFQIEGVMIEDNRFCISVHYRHVKEQDYEMLEKQVERVLKEYPKFHMTRGKKVLEIRPSIKWNKGHALEYLLETLGFTSPSPKGRDDVVPLYIGDDKTDEDAFKVLKSRCAGFPIIVTSKARETAASYSLRDPTEVLSFLIRLARWKSAHYY; this is encoded by the exons ATGGCTGAGGACCTAAAG ACATTAAGAGAGCAAAACTGTGCAAAACTTCACCAGGTGGTGACACTAAACAACTGCCTCAAGGAAAAACATCAACAGGATGCTGAATTTATCTCGAAAGCAAAACATGATCATAGCAGTAGCAGCCGTGACGTCCCGATCACTCAAAATTCTTCTGGTAGCATTGCGGATGCAGATTATAATATTTCTTGGCTG GGTGAACATCCTTCTGCATTGTCATCCTTTAAAGAAATCATGAACGCTGCAAGAGGGAAGAGTATCGTTGTATTTCTGGATTATGACGGAACTCTTTCCCCTATAGTTAGTGATCCTGATCGTGCCTTTATGTCGAATCCG ATGCGTTCTGCAGTCCAGGAAGTCTCCAGGCACTTTCCAACAGCTATAATTAGTGGCAGAAGCCGGAGCAAG GTGTTCGAATTTGTCAAGTTGAAGGAGGTACTATATGCGGGAAGCCATGGGATGGACATTATGGCACCCCGGCAACAAGCCAACTCTTCCTATGCTGGAAAGTATCAGACCAGAACCGTCGATGAAAAC GATCAAGAATTCGTGACATTCCAGCCTGCTCAAGAGTTTCTGCCTGAAATCGAGAAG ATGTTGAAGAAGCTGGAGAAGAAAACTTTTCAAATCGAAGGAGTAATGATCGAGGATAACAGGTTCTGCATCTCTGTGCACTACCGCCATGTCAAAGAACAG GATTATGAGATGCTGGAAAAACAAGTGGAGAGGGTGTTAAAAGAGTATCCGAAATTTCACATGACAAGGGGTAAAAAGGTATTAGAAATCAGGCCATCGATAAAGTGGAACAAAGGTCATGCTCTTGAATATCTACTGGAAACACTTGGTTTTACAAGCCCCAGCCCCAAAGGAAGAGATGATGTTGTACCACTCTACATCGGCGATGATAAAACTGATGAAGATGCTTTCAAG GTTTTAAAGAGCAGATGTGCAGGATTTCCGATTATAGTAACATCCAAGGCAAGGGAAACTGCAGCCTCGTACTCCTTGCGCGATCCAACAGAAGTTCTATCGTTCTTGATACGACTGGCAAGATGGAAATCTGCCCATTACTACTAG